DNA from Rubripirellula lacrimiformis:
GGACAGGTTTGCGACCTGATTCAAATTCCGGCCTTTCTGGCTCGTCAGACGGACCTGTTGGTGGCCGCTGCGATGACGGGCAAACCGTTGAACGTCAAGAAAGGCCAATTCATGTCGCCGGAGGACATGCAGTATGTGGTCGAGAAGGTTCACGGGACCGTGCCCGAGAATTGCAGCAGCGGCGTGATGCTTTGCGAACGAGGCACTTTTTTCGGCTATGGGCGGCTGGTCAACGATATGCAGTCGATCCCGCTGATGCGGGCTCTGGGCGTGCCGGTCGTGTTCGATGCGACCCACAGCGTCCAACGGCCAGGCGGTTTGGGCGGCGCCACCGGCGGAAACCGGGAAATGGTCGAACCATTAGCCCGTGCGGCCGTAGCAATGGGAACCGATGCGCTCTTTTTCGAGACTCATCCGCAGCCCGAGTTGTCGCCCAGCGATGGCGCCAACATGATCCCTCTGGAAGCTTTCGAGTCGACCGTTGATCGGTTGTTGGCCCTACGCAAGGTCGTCGCCCAGATGGATGCGTCTGCGGGCTGAACCTGGGTCGGCCCCCCCCTGACGACGTCGACGCGATTTTTTCCTATTTCGATCAAGCAAATTTTCCGATGATCGCACTCTACCGGTTGATGACTTCGCGTCCTGTTTTCTCGCTGGCCTGCCCCGCGTGGCTGATCACCGCCATGGTCGCCGTGGTTGGCATGGCCACGATCGGTGGATGCTCGGACGACTCGGATACGGTCCGACGGATTCGCGCACAACGCCAGTCGCGGATGCAGACCGAGTCCCAGCAGGATCACATCGGCGAAACGGTCAGCTTGCTAAGCCGGTTGGTGGAATTGAATCCTGACGAAGCGCGTCGTCAAATCGCCTATCACCTGAATCGGTGGTCCGACGAACGGTCGCCACAGCCCGGTGATGACATCAGCGAATTCATCAAGACGGTCAGCGAACTGCTGCCGCCCGAAGTCGTCGCCGAACGAATCGATCGCGAAAGTTACACCCGCGATGATGTCGATCATTTGCGGGATAGTTATCTGTTCAGCCGAGTCGCCGAATGGGTCAACACGGACGCCAGTGATGATCCCGTGCTGGCAGACTGGTTTGCCGAATTGGAACAACAGGATGCATCGGCGGCGCTCCAGCTTCGCACTGCGAGTCGATTGTTTGATTGGACGATGCGTAACGTTGCGTTCGAACCGCTAGTGCCGACCGCTCCTGCACCGCCGGCGCCTCCGCTGGCGTTCGACATGAAATTCCAAGGGGCTGGGTATCGCCAATCCGACTACCAAACACTTTGGCGCGGGACCGGCGATTCGCTTCAGCGTGCTGGTGTGTTCATCCTGTTGTGCCGCCAAGCCGGAATCGATGCGGCTGTGTTGGCGATCCCGTCGACCGATGACGGATCGCTTCAACCATGGTGCACCGGAGTTCTGATCGGCAAGGATATCTTTCTGTTCGAACCCGAATTGGCCACCTTCGTTCCAGGTCCGAACCAGACCGGGATTTCGACGCTAGCCCAGGCTCGAAGCGATGCATCGGTGCTGCGTCGGTTGAACGTACCCGGATTTTTTGACTATCCGATCAGCAAAGATGATGTCCAGCAAAGCGTCGCCTTGCTGAACGTCGTCCCGGAAGCCGTCAGCCCGCGGATGAAGTCGCTGCAATCGGGATTGGCTGGCGATCGCCGGATGGTCACCTACGTGGATGTGAACGATCTGGCAAAACGTTTTGATGCGATCAGCGGGATTTCCGGCGTTCGTTGGTGGTCGGTCCCGCTGTTGGCCGAAGCCTACGCCCGCGACCTCGCCGCCGCCGCCCAACGCGATCCCCTGTTTTCGTTCTGGTACCAATCGCGATGGGCCATCTTGGAAGCTCAGATCGAAAATTCACGTCAACTGGCCAGCGCCAGGTGGCGACATCTGCATGGCCAGTTTGACAACGATGACGAGGCCAATGTGCCCGGCGCTCGGGGACTGTATCTCGGACAGCGGGCACCGGAATTTGAAATCGAAGACCTGCGTATCGATGTCGATCTGCAAAAGGCCTACGGCATCCGACGTGAACTGGGAACCGATTCGAAATTGTACGATCGTCAGGTTCAACAGGTGCAAATGATGATGCGACAGGGCAAGCGGACGGCGACCTACTGGATCAGTCTGATTCAGTACGACGACCAACGTTATGACACCGCCAAGACATGGTTCGAAAAACGCGTGCTGGATCCCAATCAACCATCGCCATGGGAACCTGCGGCACGCTACAACCTGGCTAGAACAGCCGAGCATTTGGACGAAATCGATCAGGCTATCGAACTCTACAAGACCGCCGGCGACCCACAGGAACACGGCAATCGGATTCGAGCTCGTTTGGTATCGAAAGCGTCCGAGTAAAGATCGTCCGACTGCTAGACAATCGGTTTCGCGGCCGATCGGTGATCCGCTACGGCAATCGTTCGACTCGCAAGTTTCCGGTTCGTGGCATCAGGATTGCGGTCGCGCGGTCGATGATGCCTGTTTCGATGCACTGCGAAACGGTGATTCCCTGCGGAACATCACAGGACTTCAACAGCACCACCTCGTCAGCCCGTGTCAGTGTCCCCAGATAGGCGGCGATCGCGTCCGATGTCGTGTCCCAATCATTGGGAAGACCCGAACCGCATCCCGGGAAATAGAACGCCGGGATGGATATCAGTGTGTTGGCTGCTTCTGTGTTCCCTGATCCATGCGGTGGGCACTTGGACCAACGGGTAAACGCGTCCCTATCCTGGATACGATTCAAGCCGTCGACGATCTCAGCCACGACTTGCTCGGTTTGTCGCAATAGGTCGATGCACATCCAATGAACGGTTTCCGGATCCAGGTTGTGCACCATCGCCAACTTGCGAACGGCATCGATCATCTCGCCGCCGCCGACGATCAACGCATGCTGGGCCGGCGGTTGTCGCAGCAACCATGTCGACAGTGACCGACCCAGGTCGGGGCGAAGCAGCAGACTGCCGCCGACTTTGACAACACGGCGCATCATTGCTGACCTGCTTCGGACGCGATTGGCGTTGCAAGTCGCGTCCACCGTTCGGCGACGGCCCACGCCGGTGCGCATCGTGACCGATCGCGGCCAAGCACAACGCCCAGATCGATCACCTTGCGTTGGCGAGGGACATCTAGCAGATCGCCGCCATGCCCGCTGATCACAATCGGGGCATCGACGTCACCGGAATCGACTCGTTCCAGTGCGCCGTTGATCTCACGTTTGGCGGCGGTGATGATTTGTTGTGCCAGCGGTTCAGCGGCCTTGGTTGTCATCGTCTTTCGATCGTGCCCGACCATTCGCAGCAGGCGGTTCGCTGCCCGATCACGCGTCCGTGGACCACCGTCTGCGCTGTCGCAATCCGCATCGTCCTGGGCTTCAAGTCCCAGCACGATCCGAGCATCATCGATCGTTGCAAACCACTCGTTCATCACCGGTGTGGTGATCCCGTTCAGCGTTAGTCGATGGACCAGTCCGCAGACGGGAGTTCGCCGACATCCGACATAGACCAGGGATCCTTCGGTCAATCGATCGTAGTCTGTCATGGCGTTGGTGCTGACGCGGCCATCGGCAAACGGAATGATATCGGTCGTCGTGGATCCGATGTCCACCAACGTCCCGCTGGATGTGACGACGCTGGCGACCGCACTGGCCAAGGCGTGCCAATTGGCTGCCGCAATCGTATTGGGAATCTGCTTGGCCTGGGCCCCGTGATGGAACCGACCGTCGACCCCATAAAAAACACATGCGGGTGCGGTGGTGTCGATCGGGCCTGCCAAACGTTTCGACGCTTCGTGGCACGCATCGACGATAAATGCGACCCCCTCGGATCGGTCCACAAAACAGTCCGCCAATTCGCCCGTCATCGTGATGGCCAGGCAATCGGGCGTTCCCATCGCTGCGATATCGTTGGCGATCGCCTCCGCTAATTCGGCAGAACGCTTCCACATTTCGAAGCCACGTGAAAATGCTTGGCCGTCCAAAGACGCATATTTCAAATTGGCTCCCCCGATATCGACTCCGATCACGCTCTGGGGATCAGGGCGTTTGTTCGTCACGCTGTCGTTAGAAGTGTTCATGGGCAGGGGACGTGCCGGTAAGCCGCCAGGTCCTTGGGGGGTGGTTCCGGACCGCTGGGGGGCCAGCGGTGAAAAATGCAAATACAGGATGGTTACGATGATTCCGTGATTCGACACACCGCGTTAGATTGACGATAGCAGGCCGGAAATCGCCGGTACGAATGAATGGCAACCGATAGTCGACTGAGCATCAGGATCGATTTGATGAAAGCACTCGTAAAGCGTGACCGGGCTCCTGGATTGTGGCTCGAAGACGTCCCCAAGCCAACCGTCGGGATCAATGACGTCCTGATCAAAGTGGATCGTACCGGCATCTGTGGCACGGACATCCATATCTACAAGTGGGATTCTTGGGCTCAGAAAACGATCCCGGTCCCGATGGTCGTTGGCCACGAATTTGTTGGCGAAATCGTCGAAACCGGCGACAACGTGACGGATTTCTATCCAGGCGAAATCGTCAGCGGCGAAGGTCACGTGGTGTGTGGACGCTGCCGAAATTGTCTGGCAGGCCGACGCCATTTATGTGCCGATACCAAGGGCATCGGCGTCAATCGACCCGGCGCGTTCGCCGAATTCATCTCGTTGCCGATGACGAACGTTTGGCACCACGACCCCAGCGTCGATCGCGATGTCGCGGCCATCTTTGATCCGTTCGGCAACGCCGTGCATACCGCACTTAGCTTTCCTTGTTTAGGCGAGGATGTACTGGTCACCGGATGCGGACCCATCGGTTGCATGGCCGTTGCGGTGGCAAAGCATGCGGGCGCCCGGAACGTGGTCGCCACGGATGTGAATCCATGGCGTTTGTCGTTAGCCAAGAAAATGGGCGCAACGCGAGTCGTGGATGTCCGCAGTGAAAGCCTGACCGAGGTGCAGGCGGAATTGGGGATGCGCGAGGGGTTCGATGTTGGACTGGAAATGTCGGGCAACCCGGATGCGTTTCGCAGCATGATCGATCAAATGTGTCATGGCGGGAAAATCGCGATGCTTGGAATTCCGTCGGAAGATATCGCGATCGATTGGAACAAGGTCGTCTTCAACATGTTGACGATCAAAGGCATCTACGGCCGCGAAATGTACGAAACGTGGTACAAAATGCGAGTGCTGCTGCAAAGTGGCTTGAACCTTTCACCCGTCATCACGCACCGCTTTCCCTATCGTGATTTTCAAGCTGGTTTTGACGTGATGATGTCGGGCCAAACCGGCAAAGTGATTCTGGACTGGAACGACGCTCCGGCGTCCTGACTCTTCTGCGAACGAGCAACGATGTACGGCGATTTTCAAAACCATCTGAAAGACCAGATTCAACAAATTCGCGATAGCGGTCTGTACAAGTCCGAGCGAACGATCACGTCGGCCCAAGACGTGCGAATCCGCGTGGGCGACGACCGGTCGGTGTTGAATCTATGCGCAAACAACTATCTGGGGCTGTCGGATCAACCGGCCGTCCGTGAAGCGGCTCATCAGGGGTTGGACCAATGGGGATATGGTCTGTCGTCGGTGCGGTTCATTTGCGGAACGCAGACGATTCATAAGGACCTGGAAGATCGGTTGAGCACTTTTCTGGGGATGGAAGACACGATTTTGTATACATCGTGTTTCGATGCCAACGGTGGTTTGTTCGAGACGATGTTGACCGCCGAAGACGCGGTCATATCGGACGAACTGAACCATGCGTCGATCATTGACGGCATCCGGTTGTGCAAGGCCCAGCGGTATCGATATCGCAACAACGACTTGGCCGACTTGGAAGCTCGATTGCAGGAATCCCAATCGGCGCGGTTCCGCATGATCGCCACCGACGGCGTGTTTTCGATGGATGGCACGATCGCCAACCTGCCGGGAATCTGCGATTTGGCGGACCGATACAACGCGATCGTGATGGTCGATGATTCTCACTCAGTCGGTTTCATGGGACGCCGTGGACGCGGGACTCACGAACATCACGACGTGATGGACCGAATCGATATCATCACCGGGACACTCGGCAAAGCGCTTGGCGGAGCCAGCGGCGGATACACCAGCGGGCGACGTGAAGTCGTCGATCTGCTGCGACAACGGTCGCGCCCCTATCTGTTTTCCAATTCGGTTGCGCCGCCGATTGTTGCCGGATCGATTGCTGCGATCGATTTGCTAAACGAATCCACCGAGCTCCGCGATCGGCTGGAATCCAACACGCGGTTCTTCCGAGCTGGGTTGGAAAAAGCCGGCTTTGACTTGGTGCCTGGCGAACATCCCATCGTGCCCATCATGTTGGGCGACGCGGTGATCGCGACTCAGATGGCTGACATGATGCTGGAAAAAGGCGTCTACGTCATCGGTTTCTCGTTCCCCGTGGTGCCCAAGGGCAAGGCACGAATTCGAACGCAAGTTTCAGCCGCGCATTCGCAAGAAGATTTGGCGATGGCGATCGAAAAGTTCACCGAAGCGAAGCATGAACTCGGGCTTTAAAGCAGTTGGGCAGCAGTCGTTCGGTGGATTAGCCGTTTGGGAAAACGTAGCGAAGCGTTCATTCCCCAAGTCTGGAGCATTTTTTCGTAGCGGAGCTCGCCAAGAGTTCGTCGATTGAGTGAGCCGTGATCGCGTGAGCGGCCGGGAATCCCCCTGCAAAAAATTCCCGTGGCCTCACGGCCAGCGGCTCACCGTTGCCGTAGAGCGTTCAACTACATCGACGAGCCGCCACGATTTTCGGTCGATGAGTGTGAAGTCACCGAAAGTCTTGAGGGTTCGTCGATTGAGTGAGCCGTGATCGGGTGAGCGGCCGGGAATCCCCCCCCGCAAAAAATTCCCGTGGCCTCACGGCCAGCGGCTCACCATTGCCGTTGAGAGTTCGACAACATTAACGAGCCGGCACGAGTTTCGGTCGGTGAGTGTGAGTCACCGAAAGTCTTGGGGGTTTGTCGATTGAGTGAGCCGTGGTCGCGTGAGCGGCCGGGAATCCCCCCCGCAAAAAATTCCCGTGGCCTCACGGCCAGCGGCTCACCATTGCTGTTGAGAGTTCGACAACATTAACGAGCCGGCACGAGTTTCGGTCGGTGAGTGTGAAGTCACCGAAAGTCTTGGGGGTTCGTCGATTGAGTGAGCCGTGATCGCATGAGCGGCCGGGAATCCCCCCCGCAAAAAATTCCCGTGGCCTCACGGCCAGCGGCTCACAATTGCTGTTGAGAGTTCGACAACATTAACGAGCCGGCACGAGTTTCGGTCGATGAGTGTGAAATCACCGAAAGTCTTGGGGGTTCGTCGATTGAGTGAGCCGTGATCGCGTGAGCGGCCGGGCATCCCTCCCCCGCAAAAAATTCCCGTGGCCTCACGGCCAGCGGCTCACCATTGCTGTTGAGAGTTCGACAACATTAACGAGCCGGCACGAGTTTCGGTCGGTGAGTGTGAAATCACCGAAAGTCTTGGTGGTTCGTCGATTGAGTGAGCCGTGATCGCGTGAGCGGCCGGGAATCCCCCCCTGCAAAAAATTCCCGTGGCCTCACGGCCAGCGGCTCACCATTGCTGTTGAGAGTTCGACAACATTAACGAGCCGGCACGAGTTTCGGTCGGTGAGTGTGAAATCACCGAAAGTCTTGGTGGTTCGTCGATTGAGTGAGCCGTGATCGCGTGAGCGGCCGGGCATCCCTCCCCCGCAAAAAATTCCCGTGGCCTCACGGCCAGCGGCTCACCATTGCCGTAGAGCGTTCGACTACATCGACAAACCGCCACGATTTTCGGTCGATGAGTGTGAAGTCACCGAAAGTCTTGGGGGTTCGTCGATTGAGTGAGCCGTGATCGCGTGAGCGGCCGGGAATCCTCCCCCGCAAAAAATTCCCGTGGCCTCACGGCCAGCGGCTCACCATTGCTGTTGAGAGTTCGACAACATTAACGAGCCGCCACGAGTTTCGGTCGGTGAGTGTGAAATCACCGAAAGTCTTGGTGG
Protein-coding regions in this window:
- the kdsA gene encoding 3-deoxy-8-phosphooctulonate synthase, which codes for MNTSSTPPPAISPVQIGSYVCGPGQPLLLIAGPCVLQSMELSMQIADVLVRINQRDDVNVVFKASFDKANRTSLAAKRGPGIDEGLRMLEEVGQQSGLPTTTDVHLPDQAAVVGQVCDLIQIPAFLARQTDLLVAAAMTGKPLNVKKGQFMSPEDMQYVVEKVHGTVPENCSSGVMLCERGTFFGYGRLVNDMQSIPLMRALGVPVVFDATHSVQRPGGLGGATGGNREMVEPLARAAVAMGTDALFFETHPQPELSPSDGANMIPLEAFESTVDRLLALRKVVAQMDASAG
- a CDS encoding tetratricopeptide repeat protein, which encodes MIALYRLMTSRPVFSLACPAWLITAMVAVVGMATIGGCSDDSDTVRRIRAQRQSRMQTESQQDHIGETVSLLSRLVELNPDEARRQIAYHLNRWSDERSPQPGDDISEFIKTVSELLPPEVVAERIDRESYTRDDVDHLRDSYLFSRVAEWVNTDASDDPVLADWFAELEQQDASAALQLRTASRLFDWTMRNVAFEPLVPTAPAPPAPPLAFDMKFQGAGYRQSDYQTLWRGTGDSLQRAGVFILLCRQAGIDAAVLAIPSTDDGSLQPWCTGVLIGKDIFLFEPELATFVPGPNQTGISTLAQARSDASVLRRLNVPGFFDYPISKDDVQQSVALLNVVPEAVSPRMKSLQSGLAGDRRMVTYVDVNDLAKRFDAISGISGVRWWSVPLLAEAYARDLAAAAQRDPLFSFWYQSRWAILEAQIENSRQLASARWRHLHGQFDNDDEANVPGARGLYLGQRAPEFEIEDLRIDVDLQKAYGIRRELGTDSKLYDRQVQQVQMMMRQGKRTATYWISLIQYDDQRYDTAKTWFEKRVLDPNQPSPWEPAARYNLARTAEHLDEIDQAIELYKTAGDPQEHGNRIRARLVSKASE
- a CDS encoding amino acid kinase family protein; this encodes MMRRVVKVGGSLLLRPDLGRSLSTWLLRQPPAQHALIVGGGEMIDAVRKLAMVHNLDPETVHWMCIDLLRQTEQVVAEIVDGLNRIQDRDAFTRWSKCPPHGSGNTEAANTLISIPAFYFPGCGSGLPNDWDTTSDAIAAYLGTLTRADEVVLLKSCDVPQGITVSQCIETGIIDRATAILMPRTGNLRVERLP
- a CDS encoding hydantoinase/oxoprolinase family protein, producing MNTSNDSVTNKRPDPQSVIGVDIGGANLKYASLDGQAFSRGFEMWKRSAELAEAIANDIAAMGTPDCLAITMTGELADCFVDRSEGVAFIVDACHEASKRLAGPIDTTAPACVFYGVDGRFHHGAQAKQIPNTIAAANWHALASAVASVVTSSGTLVDIGSTTTDIIPFADGRVSTNAMTDYDRLTEGSLVYVGCRRTPVCGLVHRLTLNGITTPVMNEWFATIDDARIVLGLEAQDDADCDSADGGPRTRDRAANRLLRMVGHDRKTMTTKAAEPLAQQIITAAKREINGALERVDSGDVDAPIVISGHGGDLLDVPRQRKVIDLGVVLGRDRSRCAPAWAVAERWTRLATPIASEAGQQ
- the tdh gene encoding L-threonine 3-dehydrogenase, with product MKALVKRDRAPGLWLEDVPKPTVGINDVLIKVDRTGICGTDIHIYKWDSWAQKTIPVPMVVGHEFVGEIVETGDNVTDFYPGEIVSGEGHVVCGRCRNCLAGRRHLCADTKGIGVNRPGAFAEFISLPMTNVWHHDPSVDRDVAAIFDPFGNAVHTALSFPCLGEDVLVTGCGPIGCMAVAVAKHAGARNVVATDVNPWRLSLAKKMGATRVVDVRSESLTEVQAELGMREGFDVGLEMSGNPDAFRSMIDQMCHGGKIAMLGIPSEDIAIDWNKVVFNMLTIKGIYGREMYETWYKMRVLLQSGLNLSPVITHRFPYRDFQAGFDVMMSGQTGKVILDWNDAPAS
- a CDS encoding glycine C-acetyltransferase, coding for MYGDFQNHLKDQIQQIRDSGLYKSERTITSAQDVRIRVGDDRSVLNLCANNYLGLSDQPAVREAAHQGLDQWGYGLSSVRFICGTQTIHKDLEDRLSTFLGMEDTILYTSCFDANGGLFETMLTAEDAVISDELNHASIIDGIRLCKAQRYRYRNNDLADLEARLQESQSARFRMIATDGVFSMDGTIANLPGICDLADRYNAIVMVDDSHSVGFMGRRGRGTHEHHDVMDRIDIITGTLGKALGGASGGYTSGRREVVDLLRQRSRPYLFSNSVAPPIVAGSIAAIDLLNESTELRDRLESNTRFFRAGLEKAGFDLVPGEHPIVPIMLGDAVIATQMADMMLEKGVYVIGFSFPVVPKGKARIRTQVSAAHSQEDLAMAIEKFTEAKHELGL